One Siniperca chuatsi isolate FFG_IHB_CAS linkage group LG3, ASM2008510v1, whole genome shotgun sequence genomic region harbors:
- the LOC122872899 gene encoding paralemmin-3-like isoform X1, with product MDDVDKYKQRMEAIAEKRRLQEEQDRARREMEDEKLRLQQLKRKSLRDQWLMEGAPLSATSLDAQSPRSPLWGSHAQEIEKRIDKLQSENQRLAEEEEKLKEQMEDGQMESVKVAEAKAEIVQDAVVQNGENNATGLEITKDEVKTNQSHLLDETAAVLTNGRGDLQANTSHDASEQSNQSTTNGPVVPSEGVVILKLDPGLSLGVSEAQPGQVPNANINEEEEEGTLVMRAECIFITDEGDDVPEDRTPQEDQQETMQLEETPLPNPEAGKEGVEAVEEVVKTEATPESFTQPEKSEATEPAAQAQPPTGDGDMQDGVKTNKNEDGQTDAEGQDKQSEDPTSVQVQSQASALEGTTVAPVPFYPEVRSSALTSKLEVVAESATTPEGAEAALKAEDPATLPDQFQEVPLADPQENQRTEAGSWEQEPLLSQAKAPDTQAEPAAANSPAGTETHSPARANQGEETGAPKRKTCRCCSVM from the exons ATGGATGACGTGGACAAGTACAAACAGCGAATGGAGGCCATTGCT GAGAAGCGCCggctgcaggaggagcaggacagagccaggagagagatggaggatgaGAAGCTCAGACTACAGCAGCTCAAg aGGAAGTCTCTGAGGGACCAGTGGTTGATGGAGGGAGCTCCCTTGTCTGCAACCTCCCTGGACGCCCAGAGCCCTCGTTCCCCTCTGTGGGGCTCCCACGCCCAGGAGATTGAAAAGCGCATTGACAA gTTGCAGTCAGAGAATCAGCGGttggcagaggaggaagagaagctgAAGGAACAGATGGAGGATGGCCAAATG GAGTCAGTGAAAGTGGCAGAGGCCAAAGCAG AAATTGTCCAAGATGCCGTTGTGCAGAACGGAGAAAACAATGCAACAGGATTAG aaATAACTAAagatgaagtgaaaacaaaccAAAGCCATCTACTGGATGAAACTGCAGCTGTCCTAACCAACGGCAGAGGAGACTTGCAGGCAAACACCAGTCACGATGCTTCAGAGCAGAGTAATCAGTCTACCACCAACGGACCAGTTGTACCCTCTGAAGGTGTTGTTATCTTGAAGTTGGACCCGGGGTTGAGCCTGGGTGTTTCTGAGGCACAGCCTGGGCAGGTTCCAAATGCCAACATtaatgaggaggaagaagaaggcaCTCTGGTGATGAGAGCAGAATGTATATTCATCACAGATGAAGGGGATGATGTACCTGAGGATCGCACACCCCAGGAAGATCAGCAGGAGACCATGCAGTTAGAGGAAACCCCTCTGCCGAATCCAGAAGCAGGCAAAGAGGGAGTGGAGGCTGTGGAGGAGGTAGTAAAAACAGAAGCAACTCCAGAATCTTTCACGCAACCAGAGAAGAGTGAGGCAACTGAACCCGCTGCACAGGCACAACCACCTACTGGCGATGGAGACATGCAGGATGGcgtaaagacaaacaaaaatgaagatggacagacagatgctGAAGGACAGGACAAACAATCAGAAGATCCGACCTCTGTGCAGGTGCAGTCCCAAGCCAGTGCTCTAGAGGGCACTACAGTGGCTCCGGTGCCATTCTACCCTGAGGTGCGATCCTCTGCTCTCACCTCCAAGCTAGAGGTTGTGGCTGAATCTGCAACTACACCAGAAGGAGCTGAGGCAGCATTAAAAGCCGAGGACCCTGCCACTCTGCCTGACCAGTTCCAGGAGGTGCCCCTGGCTGATCCCCAGGAGAACCAGAGAACAGAGGCAGGGTCGTGGGAGCAGGAACCCCTTCTGTCGCAGGCCAAAGCCCCCGACACCCAAGCAGAGCCAGCTGCAGCTAACAGCCCAGCcggcacagagacacacagtccGGCCAGGGCTAACCAGGGAGAAGAGACTGGGGCACCCAAACGCAAAACCTGCCGGTGCTGCTCTGTCATGTAA
- the LOC122872899 gene encoding immunoglobulin A1 protease autotransporter-like isoform X2, with amino-acid sequence MPPAQDRKSLRDQWLMEGAPLSATSLDAQSPRSPLWGSHAQEIEKRIDKLQSENQRLAEEEEKLKEQMEDGQMESVKVAEAKAEIVQDAVVQNGENNATGLEITKDEVKTNQSHLLDETAAVLTNGRGDLQANTSHDASEQSNQSTTNGPVVPSEGVVILKLDPGLSLGVSEAQPGQVPNANINEEEEEGTLVMRAECIFITDEGDDVPEDRTPQEDQQETMQLEETPLPNPEAGKEGVEAVEEVVKTEATPESFTQPEKSEATEPAAQAQPPTGDGDMQDGVKTNKNEDGQTDAEGQDKQSEDPTSVQVQSQASALEGTTVAPVPFYPEVRSSALTSKLEVVAESATTPEGAEAALKAEDPATLPDQFQEVPLADPQENQRTEAGSWEQEPLLSQAKAPDTQAEPAAANSPAGTETHSPARANQGEETGAPKRKTCRCCSVM; translated from the exons ATGCCACCAGCGCAAGAT aGGAAGTCTCTGAGGGACCAGTGGTTGATGGAGGGAGCTCCCTTGTCTGCAACCTCCCTGGACGCCCAGAGCCCTCGTTCCCCTCTGTGGGGCTCCCACGCCCAGGAGATTGAAAAGCGCATTGACAA gTTGCAGTCAGAGAATCAGCGGttggcagaggaggaagagaagctgAAGGAACAGATGGAGGATGGCCAAATG GAGTCAGTGAAAGTGGCAGAGGCCAAAGCAG AAATTGTCCAAGATGCCGTTGTGCAGAACGGAGAAAACAATGCAACAGGATTAG aaATAACTAAagatgaagtgaaaacaaaccAAAGCCATCTACTGGATGAAACTGCAGCTGTCCTAACCAACGGCAGAGGAGACTTGCAGGCAAACACCAGTCACGATGCTTCAGAGCAGAGTAATCAGTCTACCACCAACGGACCAGTTGTACCCTCTGAAGGTGTTGTTATCTTGAAGTTGGACCCGGGGTTGAGCCTGGGTGTTTCTGAGGCACAGCCTGGGCAGGTTCCAAATGCCAACATtaatgaggaggaagaagaaggcaCTCTGGTGATGAGAGCAGAATGTATATTCATCACAGATGAAGGGGATGATGTACCTGAGGATCGCACACCCCAGGAAGATCAGCAGGAGACCATGCAGTTAGAGGAAACCCCTCTGCCGAATCCAGAAGCAGGCAAAGAGGGAGTGGAGGCTGTGGAGGAGGTAGTAAAAACAGAAGCAACTCCAGAATCTTTCACGCAACCAGAGAAGAGTGAGGCAACTGAACCCGCTGCACAGGCACAACCACCTACTGGCGATGGAGACATGCAGGATGGcgtaaagacaaacaaaaatgaagatggacagacagatgctGAAGGACAGGACAAACAATCAGAAGATCCGACCTCTGTGCAGGTGCAGTCCCAAGCCAGTGCTCTAGAGGGCACTACAGTGGCTCCGGTGCCATTCTACCCTGAGGTGCGATCCTCTGCTCTCACCTCCAAGCTAGAGGTTGTGGCTGAATCTGCAACTACACCAGAAGGAGCTGAGGCAGCATTAAAAGCCGAGGACCCTGCCACTCTGCCTGACCAGTTCCAGGAGGTGCCCCTGGCTGATCCCCAGGAGAACCAGAGAACAGAGGCAGGGTCGTGGGAGCAGGAACCCCTTCTGTCGCAGGCCAAAGCCCCCGACACCCAAGCAGAGCCAGCTGCAGCTAACAGCCCAGCcggcacagagacacacagtccGGCCAGGGCTAACCAGGGAGAAGAGACTGGGGCACCCAAACGCAAAACCTGCCGGTGCTGCTCTGTCATGTAA